The Dunckerocampus dactyliophorus isolate RoL2022-P2 chromosome 1, RoL_Ddac_1.1, whole genome shotgun sequence genome has a segment encoding these proteins:
- the LOC129186775 gene encoding apolipoprotein D-like: MAAMQVISLMLLSVLAANAQVTMPGRCPKPAVQANFDIARYLGKWYGIQRLPHSFQRGQCSTATYSLRSPGVVGVLNRALLADGRITSITGSATAKDPSEPAKLQVSFYEDSPPAPYWVLASDYDNYALVYSCTDLELVHNDSVWIMSRRPTLAEETLEELHSTLTSIGVRVDKLLSTNQDVAYCKAMNQ; encoded by the exons ATGGCCGCCATGCAGGTTATTTCCTTGATGTTGCTGTCTGTCCTGGCAGCAAACGCTCAGGTCACCATGCCAGGAAGATGCCCCAAACCTGCTGTACAGGCCAACTTTGACATTGCCAGG TATCTGGGGAAGTGGTACGGAATCCAGAGGCTACCTCACTCCTTCCAAAGGGGACAGTGCAGTACTGCCACCTACAGCCTGAGGAGCCCTGGAGTTGTTGGGGTTCTCAACAGGGCGCTGCT TGCTGATGGGCGCATTACCTCAATAACTGGGTCTGCCACTGCTAAAGACCCCTCTGAGCCCGCCAAGCTGCAGGTGTCTTTTTATGAGG ACTCTCCCCCTGCGCCTTACTGGGTCCTGGCATCAGACTACGACAACTACGCCCTGGTCTACAGTTGCACGGACCTCGAGTTGGTCCACAACGACTCAGTTTGGATTATGAGCAGGAGGCCCACTCTGGCTGAGGAGACCTTGGAGGAGCTGCACAGCACTTTGACCTCCATCGGTGTCAGAGTGGACAAGCTGCTCAGCACCAATCAGGATGTGGCTTACTGCAAAGCCATGaaccaatga